DNA from Microvirga ossetica:
CGCCGGGCCGCCGCCTCCGAGGCACGCGCCGCCCTGCAATCGCTCATGCACGAGGCCGAGCTGCGCCGCCGCCGGCAGGATGCCCTTGCCTCCGATATCCGCCTCTGGACCGAGCGCGCCAGCCGCGCCGCCAGGGCCTTCGAGGATCTGGGCGAGCGCCTCGAGCGGGCCCAGGATGAGCACCAGCGCCTGCTGGAGGCCCCCGACACCTATCTTCAGCGCCGCCGCGCCCTCATGGCCGAAGTCGAGCAGGCCGAGGCGAAGCGCAAGGAAGCCGCCGACCGCCTCGCCGACGCCGAGACGCACCTCTCGGAGAGCGATCGCACCGCCCGCGCTGCCCTGGAGGCGCTCTCCGCCGCCCGCGAGGCCCGCGCCGGGTCGCAGGCCCGCCACGAGGCTGCCGTGGCGCGCCTCGCCGAGATCACCCGCACCATCGCGGAGAACCTGGAGACATCCCCGGCCGGCCTCATCGAGCTAGCCGGCCTGAAGGAGGCGACCGAGCTTCCGCCCCATGGAGAGATCGAATCGAAGCTTCACTCCCTCAAGAACGACCGGGAGCGCCTCGGCGCCGTCAACCTGCGCGCCGACGAGGAGCTGAGCGAGCTCGAGACCAAGCACAACGGCATCGCCGGCGAGCGGGACGACCTCGTCGAGGCCATCAAGCGCCTGCGCCAGGCCATCGGAAGCCTCAACCGCGAAGGCCGCGAGCGCCTGCTTGCCGCCTTCGACGTGGTGAACAACCATTTCCAGCGCCTCTTCACCACCCTCTTCGGCGGCGGCACGGCGGAGCTGACCCTGGTCGATTCGGACGACCCCCTGGAAGCGGGCCTCGAAATCCTCGCCCGCCCCCCCGGCAAGAAGCCCCAGAGCATGACCCTGCTCTCGGGCGGCGAGCAGGCCCTGACGGCCACCGCCCTGATCTTCGCCGTGTTCCTCACGAATCCCTCGCCGATCTGCGTGCTCGACGAGGTGGACGCGCCGCTCGACGATGCCAACGTCGAGCGCTACTGCGCCCTTCTGGACGACATGGCGCGCCAGACCGAGACCCGGTTCGTGGTCATCACTCACAACCCGATCACCATGGCGCGGATGGACCGCCTCTTCGGCGTCACCATGGCCGAGCGGGGCGTCTCGCAGCTGGTCTCCGTCGATCTGCAGAGCGCAGAGCGCATTCTTGAGGTAGCCTAAGGCTTTCAGCCTCGCCTTGCTTCAGCCGCAAAAACGTGTGGGCTTTGCCCTCCCGGCAGCCCAAAAACCACCTTATGGCAGCATTATCAAAGACTTATCACTTTTCAGTCGGTCCTTGACAGGGGGGACCCCCGCTCATATGGTGCGCCCGGCTTTCGGGGCTGGCTTCCAAGCATTTTCCCGCATCGCTTGAAAGGAGATCGCAATGGCGGACCCTCACGAGCGGAACGGTGAAAATGAGCGGAAACCGGGCAGCGCCGACGATGCCGATCTGTCAGCGAGGCTGAAGTCGCTCGACGCGCGGATCTCTCAAGCATCCGCGCATCGAGCCGAGTCTGAACCTCGCGCCCGTCCGACGTCAGATTCCAGCGCCCTCGGCCAAGCCTTCAGGCTATCGGCCGAATTCGTTGCAGGAGTTGCCGCCGGCGGGATTTTGGGTTGGCTTGTCGATCGTCTGTTCGGGACATCCCCTTGGGGTCTGATCGTTTGTCTGATACTCGGCTTCTGTGCCGGGATGCTCAACCTGATGCGAGCAGCCGGGATGGTCAAATCCGCCCGGTATGACGACAAGCGGTGACGGACTTAGGCTTTCGAACGCCGAACGGCATTGGACAACAGCGAACTTTGAGAGCGGATCATGGCGAGCCCGATCGAACAATTCCAGATCAAGCCCATCATTCCGGTCATCAGCTTCACCAACTCGTCCCTGTTCATGATCGGCGCTGCCGCCGTGATCGTGGGCGGCCTTCTCTACGCCACGCGTAAGCGCGCCGTCGTTCCGGGCCGCGCCCAGTCGGTGGCCGAGGTGCTGCACGACTTCGTCGCCAACACGCTGGTCGATGCCACGGGCAAGGAGGGGATGAAGTTCTTCCCCCTCGTCTTCTCGCTCTTCATGTTCGTGCTGACGGCAAACCTGCTCGGCATGATCCCGGGCTTCTTCACGGTTACCAGCCACATCATCGTCACCTTCGCCCTCGCCCTGCTCGTGATCGGCACGGTTGTCGTCTACGGCTTCATGAAGCACGGCACCCACTTCCTCGGCCTCTTCGTGCCGTCGGGCGTTCCGGCGTGGCTCCTGCCCTTCATCGTGGTGATCGAGCTCATCTCGTTCCTCTCCCGCCCGATTTCGCTCAGCCTGCGTCTCTTCGCGAACATGCTCGCGGGACACATCGCGCTGAAGGTTTTCGCAGGCTTCGTCGTGACGCTGCTCGGCGCCGGCGGTGCCCTGACGATCCTCGCTCCGCTGCCGCTCCTCATGGCGGTTGCTCTCATGGCGCTCGAGTTCCTCGTCGCCGCTCTGCAGGCCTACGTCTTCACGGTGTTGACCTGCATCTACCTCAACGACGCGCTGCACCCGGGCCACTAGGTCTGCGCTGAGTTACTCCCCTCCCTCCCGATCACAGTATTCCCAAGGAGATCACAATGGATCCGATCGCTTTCAAGTACCTCGGCGCGGGCCTCGCCTGCATCGGCATGGGCCTCGCCGCCATGGGCGTCGGCAACATCTTCGGTAACTTCCTGTCCGGCGCCCTGCGCAACCCGTCGGCCGCCGACGGCCAGTTCGCCCGCGCCTTCATCGGCGCGGCGCTCGCAGAAGGTCTCGGCATCTTCTGCCTCGTCGTCGCTCTCGTTCTGCTGTTCACCTAATCTCAAGACGGTGATCGGGGGGTCGAGGCGCGCAGGCGCTTCGCCTCGACAGGAGTGACGGCGGCTTGAACCGCCGTCATTCATGTTTCCGGCGCATCGTTCGACGCGGACCTCCGGTTCGCGTCGAACGATGCGCCGGTTAAAGGACTGAGCATCGGATTGATCCCGAAGGTGGAGGCCACTTTTGGGTCCGATGCTAGGATTGTTCATCCTTTAGGATCTGCTCCATGGCTCAGGCTCAGACGACCCATGCCACAACAGAGGCCCCCGGCGGCGCTCACGAGGATATCGGCTTTCCGCCCTTCGAGACGGAAACCTATGCCGGTCAGCTCCTCTGGCTGGCGATCACCTTCGTGGCGCTCTACACTCTGCTCTCACGGCTGGTCCTCCCGCGCCTGGGCGGAATCATCGAAAACCGCCGCGCGACGATCGCCAGCGATCTCAACGACGCGGCTGCCATGAAATCCCGCGCGGAAGACGCCGGCACCGCCTACGAGCGGGCGCTCGCCGAGGCCAAGGGCCGCGCCCAGTCCCTGGCTCAGGAGACCCGCGCCAAGCTGTCCGCCGAGAGCGACGCCAAGCGCAAGGCGCTCGAGGCCGACCTCAACCAGCGTCTCGCCGAGGCGGAGACCACGATCACGGCCAAGAAGACCGAGGCCATGAGCCACGTGGACGCCATCGCTCGCGACGCCGCTTCCGCCATCATCGAGCGCCTGACCGGCAAGGCTCCGGCTCCGACGACGGTCGAGGCCGCTCTCAACAAGATCAAGGCCTGATCGGGAGGTCCGCATGTTTCAAAGCGCTGAATTCTGGGTTGCGGTCGCCTTCGTCATCTTCTGGGGCATCCTGTTCTATTACGGCGTTCCCGGGAAGGTGCTGGGCCAGCTCGATACCCGCGGCAAGCGCATTGCCGGTGAACTGGCCGAGGCCAAGCGCCTGCGCCAGGACGCCGAGCGGCTCCTCAAGGAATACGAGTTGAAGCGCGCCGCCGCCGAGCGCGAGGCTGCCGACATCGTCTCCAGCGCTCGCGACGAGGCCGAGCGCCTGGCCCGCGAGGCGCAGGAGAAGATGGCCGACTTCGTGAAGCGCCGCACGGCCACCGCCGAGGCGAAGATCGCCCAGGCCGAGGCCCAGGCCTCCGCCGAAGTGCGCGCCGCCGCCGTGGACGCCGCCATCAAGGCCTCCGAGCGCGTCCTGCGCGACGAGATCATCGGCGCCAAGGCCGCCTCGCTCCTGACGTCGAGCCTCAACGACGTACGCACGAAGCTGCAGTAGAGGCTTCGTATCGGACGAAAGATTTCGAAGGCCGCCCCTCGAGGCGGCCTTTCTGTTTGGAGAATGCGATGCTGCTGATCTTCGATTGCGACGGCGTCCTGGTCGATTCTGAGGTGTTGAGCTGCCGGATCGACGCGGAGTTTCTGACTGAGATTGGCATTCCCTACACCACTGATGAGATCGCACAGCAATTCCTTGGCGTCAGCCTGAAAACGATGATCGCGCGCATCGAGGCCGAGCGGAACTGCAAGCTTCCCGACGATTTCAGCGAAAGACTCAACAGCATTCTGTTCGCGCGTTTCGAGACCGACCTGAAGCCGATCGAGGGTGTGCGCGAGGCCATTCTCTCCCTCCCCTACCCGCGCTGCGTCGCCTCCTCCTCCGTGCCGGAGCGGATCGCTTTATCCTTGCGCATCACCGGGCTGTCGGACCTGTTCGACGATATCTTCAGCTCGACTCAAGTTCCGCGCGGCAAGCCGGCCCCGGACCTGTTCCTTCATGCGGCGAGCAGCATGAAGGCCCGTCCCGAGGATTGCGTGGTGATCGAGGATTCCGTTGCAGGCGTTCAGGCGGCTCTTGCTGCCGGCATGCGCGTCATCGGCTTTACCGGCGGCGGGCATTGCGGGCCGGATCACACGGAGAAGCTGCGGCAGGCCGGGGCGCCAGTTGTCATTGAGAGAATGGCGGACTTGAAGAGCACGGTGCAGGATATGATCCGCGCTTAAACCCTCTCCCCTCCGCGGGAGAGGGTGGCCCTCGCGTCAGCGAGGGTCGGGAGAGGGCCGTTCTCCTCTGAGGACCCAAAGATCTTTCTGAAAGTCGAAGGATGATTGGGTACTGCGGGCTTGGCTCGCACTGCCCCTCTCCCGACCTGCTTCGCAGGTTACCCTCTCCCGCAGAGGGGAGAGGGTTGTTCGCTTACTCCGCCGCTTCCGCCACCGGCGCGGGCGGCGTCCATTTCAGAACCGGGTTCCTCGCCGCGCGGGTCTCGTCGAGGCGGCGGCGTGGGGCATGGTACGGCGCGCCGGTGAAGCGCTCGGTCTCGCCGTTCTTCGCGGCCATGGCGAGGTCTCGCAGGGTCGCGATGAAGAGGTCGAGCGATGCCTTCGATTCGGATTCCGTCGGCTCGATCAGCATGGCGCCATGCACCACCAGCGGGAAGTACATGGTCATCGGGTGATAGCCCTCGTCGATCATGGCCTTGGCTACGTCGAGGGTGGT
Protein-coding regions in this window:
- a CDS encoding AtpZ/AtpI family protein — translated: MADPHERNGENERKPGSADDADLSARLKSLDARISQASAHRAESEPRARPTSDSSALGQAFRLSAEFVAGVAAGGILGWLVDRLFGTSPWGLIVCLILGFCAGMLNLMRAAGMVKSARYDDKR
- a CDS encoding F0F1 ATP synthase subunit A, which gives rise to MASPIEQFQIKPIIPVISFTNSSLFMIGAAAVIVGGLLYATRKRAVVPGRAQSVAEVLHDFVANTLVDATGKEGMKFFPLVFSLFMFVLTANLLGMIPGFFTVTSHIIVTFALALLVIGTVVVYGFMKHGTHFLGLFVPSGVPAWLLPFIVVIELISFLSRPISLSLRLFANMLAGHIALKVFAGFVVTLLGAGGALTILAPLPLLMAVALMALEFLVAALQAYVFTVLTCIYLNDALHPGH
- a CDS encoding F0F1 ATP synthase subunit C, which produces MDPIAFKYLGAGLACIGMGLAAMGVGNIFGNFLSGALRNPSAADGQFARAFIGAALAEGLGIFCLVVALVLLFT
- a CDS encoding F0F1 ATP synthase subunit B', which codes for MAQAQTTHATTEAPGGAHEDIGFPPFETETYAGQLLWLAITFVALYTLLSRLVLPRLGGIIENRRATIASDLNDAAAMKSRAEDAGTAYERALAEAKGRAQSLAQETRAKLSAESDAKRKALEADLNQRLAEAETTITAKKTEAMSHVDAIARDAASAIIERLTGKAPAPTTVEAALNKIKA
- a CDS encoding ATP F0F1 synthase subunit B (Produces ATP from ADP in the presence of a proton gradient across the membrane. Subunit B is part of the membrane proton channel.) translates to MFQSAEFWVAVAFVIFWGILFYYGVPGKVLGQLDTRGKRIAGELAEAKRLRQDAERLLKEYELKRAAAEREAADIVSSARDEAERLAREAQEKMADFVKRRTATAEAKIAQAEAQASAEVRAAAVDAAIKASERVLRDEIIGAKAASLLTSSLNDVRTKLQ
- a CDS encoding HAD family hydrolase, with the translated sequence MLLIFDCDGVLVDSEVLSCRIDAEFLTEIGIPYTTDEIAQQFLGVSLKTMIARIEAERNCKLPDDFSERLNSILFARFETDLKPIEGVREAILSLPYPRCVASSSVPERIALSLRITGLSDLFDDIFSSTQVPRGKPAPDLFLHAASSMKARPEDCVVIEDSVAGVQAALAAGMRVIGFTGGGHCGPDHTEKLRQAGAPVVIERMADLKSTVQDMIRA